The Opitutales bacterium ASA1 genome window below encodes:
- a CDS encoding glycoside hydrolase family 2 TIM barrel-domain containing protein, with the protein MKTFSLGLRSTAMSLLAVACACGLARAEPTSKLSLDGEWQFRLAPDGDAARALEGFEREEFALTGFAPIPVPSNWTTHGFEEPHYVNGTKSEGFYVHTFDVPEDTTGRRALLRFGGVWQSAEVWLNGQHLGRHDSGFTAFAFDATRALKPGETNRIAVRVRQQTPLFKFDANDDWALPGIYRSVWFEFTPKELFIESVSVETKFDDAFRDAVLRTRVHVARSARADFFALSPPFEVRAVLATLDGTEVQRIVTNNVVQGAHNGRDVPIEMLVRAPAQWTAETPNLYRLTVELVQDGSVLHTWSDRIGFREVSTKGGVLRINGRPVRLRGVARHDQHPDTGRATTREQWLEDINLMKAANINAVRCAHYPHAEGFVRLCDELGIYVIQEIPFGFGGERMPDPIYAEGAFLRVYETIARDRNRPSVIVWSVGNEDPFTSLHLASLRMTKGLDPTRPTLLPFRAESWLPPEVDILAPHYLTAAQYDRLVAAADRPVITTEYTHALGPDDFGELQNRWDAITRHPAGAGGMIWLWADQGLRRRIAGRPVADPMRDKSMYTREGSELVRDKDAGPDEIFDSHGNYGTDGIVDADRAPQRDYWETRAVYAPVRVVEERIPFSPGQRSVRIGVRNDFDFLDLSTVTLRWRLFVDAEVVDQGETVLAAPPRETAMLEVPTTAIEPGAPGAARYVHVSAIRSDGSELSVSSVRLGFEAAARPEPLFPRGNRISTQRAGDFLNVNLGNARYMFNSKTGEFAGLLVGGKSVLGGAKFVAWRPATYSERNRLDRRPRQHDWDTFLGNLAPTLVSFETSEAAGVFSISAKVDYRADENNAVSVAYRYEIGATGTFTVSLEAKPSVEVPELPEIGLEFASSETASRLTWLGEGPLDSLPNKTAATIFGLWSVDASSAAARGSRSTLDWARVSFANGAGVHVLGADGVRLEAHEPARIRVLTTLGGAWTKNGPPEQPQWYLEMREGATFSGSFELVPFSAEPR; encoded by the coding sequence ATGAAGACCTTCTCCCTCGGGCTCCGATCCACGGCGATGTCGCTGCTCGCCGTCGCTTGCGCATGCGGCCTCGCACGCGCCGAACCCACTTCGAAACTTTCGCTCGACGGCGAGTGGCAGTTTCGGCTCGCACCGGACGGTGACGCGGCGCGGGCGCTGGAGGGCTTCGAGCGCGAGGAGTTCGCGCTCACCGGTTTCGCTCCCATCCCGGTGCCGTCCAACTGGACGACGCACGGATTCGAGGAACCACACTACGTCAACGGCACCAAGTCGGAGGGCTTCTACGTCCACACCTTCGACGTGCCCGAGGACACGACGGGCCGTCGCGCGCTCTTGCGTTTCGGCGGTGTGTGGCAGTCGGCCGAAGTTTGGCTCAACGGGCAACACCTCGGGCGACACGACAGCGGGTTCACGGCGTTCGCGTTCGACGCGACGCGCGCGCTCAAGCCGGGCGAGACCAACCGTATCGCGGTGCGCGTGCGCCAGCAGACGCCGTTGTTCAAGTTCGACGCCAACGACGATTGGGCGCTGCCGGGCATCTACCGCAGCGTGTGGTTCGAGTTCACCCCGAAGGAACTCTTCATCGAGAGCGTCTCGGTCGAGACCAAGTTCGACGACGCGTTTCGCGATGCGGTGCTGCGCACGCGCGTCCATGTCGCGCGCAGCGCTCGCGCCGACTTCTTCGCGCTTTCGCCGCCGTTCGAGGTGCGCGCGGTGTTGGCCACGCTCGACGGCACGGAAGTGCAGCGCATCGTCACCAACAACGTCGTCCAAGGCGCGCACAACGGCCGCGACGTCCCCATCGAAATGCTCGTGCGCGCTCCGGCGCAATGGACCGCGGAGACGCCCAACCTCTACCGACTCACCGTCGAACTCGTGCAGGATGGCTCGGTCCTGCACACGTGGAGCGATCGCATCGGTTTTCGCGAGGTGTCGACCAAGGGCGGCGTCTTGCGCATCAATGGCCGTCCGGTGCGTCTGCGCGGCGTGGCGCGTCACGATCAGCATCCCGATACCGGCCGTGCGACCACGCGCGAGCAGTGGCTCGAAGACATCAACCTGATGAAGGCGGCGAACATCAACGCCGTGCGTTGCGCGCACTACCCGCACGCGGAGGGTTTCGTCCGGCTGTGCGACGAGCTCGGGATCTACGTCATCCAGGAGATCCCGTTCGGTTTCGGCGGCGAGCGCATGCCTGATCCGATCTACGCCGAGGGCGCGTTTCTTCGAGTCTACGAGACCATCGCACGCGACCGCAACCGTCCCTCCGTCATCGTCTGGAGCGTAGGTAACGAAGACCCGTTCACTTCGCTGCATCTCGCGTCGCTGCGTATGACCAAGGGGCTCGACCCGACGCGGCCGACGTTGCTTCCGTTTCGCGCCGAGTCGTGGCTGCCGCCGGAGGTCGACATCCTCGCGCCGCACTACCTCACTGCCGCGCAGTACGACCGCCTCGTGGCCGCGGCCGATCGGCCGGTGATCACGACCGAATACACGCACGCGCTCGGACCGGACGACTTCGGTGAACTCCAGAACCGTTGGGACGCCATCACGCGACATCCCGCGGGTGCGGGCGGCATGATCTGGCTTTGGGCCGACCAAGGGCTGCGCCGCCGCATCGCCGGGCGGCCGGTCGCGGATCCGATGCGCGACAAGTCGATGTACACCCGAGAGGGCTCAGAGCTCGTGCGCGACAAGGACGCCGGGCCGGACGAGATCTTCGACTCGCACGGCAACTACGGCACCGACGGCATCGTCGACGCCGACCGGGCGCCGCAGCGCGACTACTGGGAGACGCGCGCCGTCTACGCGCCCGTGCGCGTAGTGGAGGAGCGGATACCGTTCTCGCCCGGCCAGCGCTCGGTGCGCATCGGCGTCCGCAACGACTTCGATTTCCTCGACCTCTCGACCGTCACGTTGCGCTGGCGTTTGTTCGTGGACGCCGAGGTGGTGGACCAAGGTGAGACCGTCCTGGCGGCGCCGCCGCGCGAGACGGCGATGCTCGAAGTCCCCACGACGGCGATCGAGCCGGGTGCTCCGGGAGCTGCGCGTTACGTCCACGTCTCGGCCATCCGTTCCGACGGCAGCGAGCTGTCCGTCTCCAGCGTGCGTTTGGGCTTCGAAGCGGCGGCTCGGCCCGAGCCGTTGTTCCCTCGCGGCAACCGGATCTCGACGCAACGCGCGGGCGACTTCCTCAACGTCAACCTCGGTAACGCGCGCTACATGTTCAACTCCAAGACCGGCGAGTTCGCAGGCCTGTTGGTGGGCGGGAAGTCCGTGCTCGGCGGCGCGAAGTTCGTCGCGTGGCGCCCCGCCACCTACAGCGAGCGTAACCGGCTCGACCGACGTCCGCGGCAACACGATTGGGACACCTTTCTCGGAAACCTCGCACCTACGCTGGTCTCGTTCGAGACGAGCGAGGCGGCGGGAGTCTTCAGCATCTCAGCGAAGGTCGACTACCGGGCCGACGAGAACAACGCCGTGAGCGTCGCGTATCGCTACGAGATAGGCGCGACCGGCACGTTCACCGTCTCCTTGGAAGCGAAGCCGAGCGTCGAGGTGCCGGAGCTGCCCGAGATCGGGTTGGAGTTCGCCAGCTCGGAAACGGCGAGTCGGCTCACGTGGCTCGGCGAGGGTCCGCTCGATTCGCTGCCGAACAAGACGGCCGCGACCATCTTCGG
- a CDS encoding glycoside hydrolase family 95 protein — MKSHVTILFLFALLAVAHQVHAAEHTPPREASRVLVYSQPARVWTEALPVGNGRLGAMVFGTLAEERLQLNEDTLWTGKPHDYSHEGAVEVLPELRRLLREGKQKEAEALAMQRFMSVPLRQMAYQPLADLRLAFAGHERATDYARRLDLDRAIVETTYRVDGVRYTRETLSSHPHQVVVHRVSADRRGAVNVVVRLDSQHKESKTVRDGADGLRVEGNVQADGLRFAGIARVVPSGGRLSVDGSSVKVEGADAVLVLFAAGTSYRNVQDISGDPLAGPTSALSVAAGTAWEALRDAHLADHRKLFRRMTIDLGGAAVAGLTTHERLAVADKTADPALAALLFNFGRYLLVASSRPGTQPANLQGIWNDRLDPPWGSKYTTNINAEMNYWPAEVANLAECHEPFFTLIDEVVESGRRTAQVHYGASGWVLHHNTDLWRGTAPINNSNHGIWPTGGAWLCLHLWERWRYSGDREFLERRVYPILKDAARFFLDTLVLDEKSGFLISGPSNSPEHGGLVMGPTMDHQIIRGLFTWTAEAARELGVDEAFAIALDAVRERIAPNRIGRLGQLQEWMEDVDDPNNRHRHVSHLWGVFPGEDITWETPDVMRAAQRSLELRGDGGTGWSLGWKISLWARFLDGDHAHRILMNQLTLVEDPPDGSKGSGGGGTYPNLFDAHPPFQIDGNFAATAGVCEMLVQSHRVERDAANGDTVVVLDLLPALPSAWPDGFIRGVRARGGFELELAWRGGRLVEAIVHSKLGKPAILRLGKRIATVALPAGATGRWDGELTSTSHDRR, encoded by the coding sequence ATGAAATCGCACGTCACGATCCTGTTCCTCTTCGCTCTGCTCGCGGTTGCGCATCAGGTCCACGCCGCCGAGCACACCCCGCCGCGTGAAGCGAGTCGCGTGCTCGTCTACTCGCAGCCCGCTCGTGTATGGACGGAAGCACTACCGGTGGGCAACGGACGGCTCGGCGCGATGGTCTTCGGGACGCTCGCTGAGGAACGTCTCCAGCTCAACGAAGACACGCTCTGGACCGGCAAGCCGCACGACTACAGTCACGAAGGCGCGGTGGAGGTCCTGCCTGAGTTGCGCCGACTCTTGCGCGAGGGAAAGCAAAAGGAGGCGGAGGCTCTCGCGATGCAGCGCTTCATGAGCGTGCCGTTGCGGCAGATGGCGTACCAGCCGCTGGCGGACCTGCGTTTGGCGTTCGCCGGTCACGAGCGCGCGACCGACTACGCGCGGCGACTCGATCTCGATCGAGCGATCGTCGAAACGACCTACCGGGTGGACGGCGTGCGCTACACGCGCGAGACGCTCTCCAGCCATCCGCATCAAGTCGTCGTCCACCGTGTGTCTGCCGACCGTCGCGGGGCGGTGAACGTCGTCGTGCGTCTGGATTCACAGCACAAGGAGAGCAAGACGGTGCGCGACGGAGCGGACGGGTTGCGCGTCGAAGGGAACGTGCAGGCCGATGGACTGCGTTTCGCCGGGATCGCGCGCGTCGTGCCGAGCGGAGGACGTTTGTCGGTGGACGGTTCGTCGGTGAAGGTCGAGGGAGCGGATGCCGTCCTCGTGCTCTTTGCCGCGGGCACCTCGTATCGAAACGTTCAGGACATCTCCGGCGATCCGCTCGCCGGACCGACCTCGGCGCTGAGCGTCGCGGCGGGTACCGCGTGGGAGGCCTTGCGCGACGCGCACCTTGCGGATCACAGAAAACTGTTTCGCCGGATGACGATCGATCTGGGCGGAGCTGCCGTCGCGGGGCTGACCACGCACGAACGGCTCGCCGTGGCGGACAAGACCGCTGATCCGGCGCTCGCGGCGTTGTTGTTCAACTTCGGTCGTTACCTGCTCGTCGCCAGCAGTCGTCCCGGCACGCAGCCGGCGAATCTGCAGGGCATCTGGAACGATCGCCTCGATCCACCTTGGGGGAGCAAGTACACGACCAACATCAACGCCGAGATGAACTACTGGCCGGCCGAGGTCGCCAACCTCGCGGAGTGCCACGAGCCTTTCTTCACCTTGATCGACGAGGTCGTGGAGAGCGGGCGGCGTACCGCACAGGTCCACTACGGAGCGTCCGGTTGGGTGCTGCATCACAACACGGACCTGTGGCGCGGCACGGCGCCGATAAACAACTCCAATCACGGTATCTGGCCGACCGGGGGAGCGTGGTTGTGTCTGCATCTCTGGGAACGTTGGCGCTATTCGGGCGACCGCGAGTTTCTCGAGCGGCGGGTGTATCCAATACTCAAGGACGCCGCCCGGTTCTTCCTCGATACCCTCGTGCTCGACGAGAAGTCCGGCTTCCTGATCAGTGGTCCGTCCAACTCGCCGGAACACGGCGGGCTCGTGATGGGGCCGACGATGGACCACCAGATCATCCGGGGGCTGTTCACTTGGACGGCCGAGGCGGCGCGCGAACTCGGGGTGGACGAGGCCTTCGCGATCGCGCTGGACGCCGTGCGCGAGAGGATCGCGCCCAACCGCATCGGACGGCTCGGGCAGTTACAGGAATGGATGGAGGACGTCGACGATCCGAACAACCGCCACCGCCACGTCTCTCACCTGTGGGGCGTTTTCCCCGGCGAAGACATCACATGGGAAACGCCCGATGTGATGCGCGCGGCGCAGCGGTCCTTGGAACTACGCGGCGACGGCGGAACGGGTTGGTCGCTCGGATGGAAGATATCTTTGTGGGCGCGATTCTTGGACGGCGATCACGCGCATCGCATCCTCATGAACCAGCTCACGCTCGTCGAGGATCCGCCGGACGGGAGCAAGGGCTCGGGCGGCGGCGGCACGTATCCGAATCTCTTCGACGCCCATCCGCCGTTTCAGATCGACGGAAACTTCGCGGCGACGGCGGGTGTGTGCGAGATGCTCGTGCAGAGCCACCGCGTGGAGCGCGACGCAGCGAACGGAGACACCGTCGTCGTTCTCGATCTCCTCCCTGCGCTGCCTTCGGCCTGGCCCGACGGTTTCATTCGCGGCGTGCGCGCGCGCGGTGGTTTCGAATTGGAACTGGCGTGGCGTGGTGGACGACTCGTCGAGGCGATCGTCCATTCCAAGCTCGGAAAACCGGCGATCCTACGTCTCGGCAAGCGCATCGCCACTGTCGCGTTGCCGGCCGGTGCCACCGGGCGGTGGGACGGCGAACTGACGTCGACTTCGCACGATCGTCGTTGA
- a CDS encoding glycoside hydrolase family 78 protein codes for MKRHALRFARWWLAVFACLPAVAAAAGLRIAEPRCEYGVDPLGIDVAEPRLSWRVESDERAQVQTAYRILVASSPEALAREEGDLWDTGRIDSADTLHVPYAGAPLRSSQRVYWSVRAWDREGRPSAWSEPSTWTMGLLTVDEWKGRWIVAPWTSEALLVRHEFPTRGEPKRALLHVCGLGQYEAFLNGERIGEDLLSPGWTNYHETSLYDTHDVTALVRAGANAIGLALGPGMNRVERRNRFAKFVGSYGPLRAVVHLEIEYADGSVDVIGSDETWRVHRGPITYSSIFGGEDYDARLEQPGWNQAGFDASMWERAVPWVRPPLTQKGYSYAAEPLRAIEARAPVEVRKLSDTVVLYDFGQNASFMPRLRVSGPRGSVVRMTAGEVVNDDGTIDRGTMGGAHRGSAWWQYTKGSDDEETWFPQFYYVGSRYLYVELTAADDGSDAIAPTLPVVEQLDMVIVHSIARPLGHFATSNPLLNRIRDLVRWAQRSNMVSTLTDCPHREKLGWIEQYHLNGPSIRYEFDVARIFTKGMHDMRASQTDEGLIPNITPEFTEFKGAFRGAAEWGAAFFLVPWQQYRFTGDTGPMRTHYDAMKRYFAYLESRTRDGLLHDGLGDWYDLLLGKKGRAGLTPAPITATAFLYYDAVTLARIAELLGHEDDARDYAARAERIRERYNEAFLKTSPKVSYGTDSQCSLALPLVMGIVPDEHRAAVLQALVDDVEERRYATAGDIGFRYMLQALAQAGRSDVIYALINQDELPGYGYQLKMGATALTESWDASRGASHNHFMLGQVIEWFYKDLAGIDVDNSAPGFGTIAIRPQPVPGLDWVEARYESIRGPIEVRWDQSEARFLLRVRVPANTTAEVHLPAAAGSVLTESGSPLESSPGVAEVTVDAGVAVVEIGSGEYVFEVTRP; via the coding sequence ATGAAACGACACGCGCTTCGGTTCGCACGTTGGTGGCTCGCCGTCTTCGCCTGCCTGCCTGCGGTCGCGGCGGCCGCGGGGCTGCGCATCGCCGAGCCGCGCTGCGAGTACGGTGTCGACCCGCTGGGCATCGACGTGGCCGAGCCGCGTCTCTCTTGGCGTGTGGAGAGCGACGAACGTGCGCAGGTGCAGACGGCGTATCGCATCCTCGTGGCGTCTTCGCCGGAAGCACTCGCACGCGAAGAGGGCGACTTGTGGGACACGGGGCGTATCGACTCCGCTGATACGTTGCACGTGCCGTACGCGGGTGCGCCTTTGCGCTCCTCGCAACGCGTGTATTGGAGCGTGCGGGCCTGGGACCGCGAAGGGCGGCCGTCGGCGTGGTCCGAGCCGTCCACGTGGACGATGGGTCTGCTCACGGTCGACGAGTGGAAGGGGCGCTGGATCGTGGCGCCGTGGACGAGCGAGGCTTTGCTCGTGCGGCACGAGTTTCCGACGCGAGGCGAGCCGAAGCGCGCGCTCCTGCACGTCTGTGGTCTCGGGCAATACGAGGCGTTTCTCAACGGCGAGCGCATCGGCGAAGACCTGCTCTCGCCGGGTTGGACGAACTATCACGAGACGTCGCTCTACGACACGCACGACGTCACCGCTCTCGTCCGTGCGGGAGCGAACGCGATCGGTCTCGCCCTCGGACCCGGAATGAACCGCGTCGAGCGTCGCAACCGTTTCGCCAAGTTCGTCGGATCCTACGGACCGCTGCGTGCGGTCGTGCATCTGGAGATCGAATACGCCGACGGCAGCGTCGACGTGATCGGCTCCGACGAGACGTGGCGCGTGCATCGTGGACCGATCACCTACAGCAGCATCTTCGGCGGCGAGGACTACGACGCGCGACTCGAGCAGCCGGGGTGGAACCAGGCCGGGTTCGACGCTTCGATGTGGGAGCGGGCGGTGCCTTGGGTGCGTCCGCCGCTCACGCAGAAGGGATACTCCTACGCGGCGGAGCCGTTGCGCGCGATCGAGGCGCGGGCACCCGTCGAGGTGCGCAAGTTGTCCGACACCGTCGTGCTCTACGACTTCGGGCAGAACGCCTCGTTCATGCCGCGCCTGCGCGTGAGCGGTCCGCGTGGTTCGGTTGTCCGCATGACGGCCGGCGAGGTTGTCAACGACGACGGCACCATCGATCGCGGCACGATGGGTGGCGCGCATCGCGGAAGCGCGTGGTGGCAATACACCAAAGGGAGCGACGACGAAGAGACGTGGTTTCCGCAGTTCTACTACGTCGGCTCTCGGTATCTCTACGTCGAGTTGACCGCGGCGGACGACGGCTCCGATGCGATCGCGCCCACTCTTCCTGTCGTCGAGCAACTCGACATGGTCATCGTCCACTCGATCGCGCGTCCACTCGGACACTTCGCGACCTCGAATCCGCTCTTGAATCGCATCCGTGATCTCGTGCGTTGGGCGCAACGGTCGAACATGGTCTCGACCCTCACGGATTGTCCGCACCGCGAAAAGCTCGGCTGGATCGAGCAGTACCACCTCAACGGGCCCTCCATTCGCTACGAGTTCGACGTGGCACGCATCTTCACCAAGGGCATGCACGACATGCGCGCGTCGCAGACCGACGAGGGGTTGATCCCGAACATCACGCCGGAGTTCACGGAGTTCAAAGGCGCGTTCCGCGGCGCGGCGGAGTGGGGCGCGGCCTTCTTCCTCGTGCCGTGGCAGCAGTATCGGTTCACCGGAGACACGGGGCCGATGCGCACGCACTACGACGCGATGAAACGCTACTTCGCGTACCTCGAGTCGCGCACGCGCGATGGTCTTCTCCACGACGGCCTCGGAGATTGGTACGACTTGCTCCTCGGCAAGAAAGGACGCGCGGGACTCACACCCGCGCCGATCACGGCGACGGCATTTCTCTACTACGACGCGGTCACCCTCGCGCGCATCGCCGAGTTGCTCGGACACGAAGACGACGCCCGCGACTACGCGGCGCGAGCGGAGCGCATCCGGGAGCGTTACAACGAAGCGTTCCTGAAGACCTCGCCGAAGGTGAGCTACGGCACCGATTCGCAGTGCTCGCTCGCGCTCCCGCTCGTCATGGGCATCGTGCCGGACGAGCATCGCGCGGCGGTGTTGCAAGCGCTCGTCGACGACGTGGAGGAGCGCCGCTACGCGACCGCGGGCGACATCGGCTTCCGCTACATGCTGCAGGCGCTCGCGCAGGCGGGGCGTTCGGACGTGATCTACGCGTTGATCAATCAAGACGAGCTTCCGGGATACGGCTACCAATTGAAGATGGGCGCGACCGCGTTGACCGAATCCTGGGACGCCAGCCGCGGAGCCTCGCACAATCACTTCATGCTTGGGCAGGTGATCGAATGGTTCTACAAGGACCTCGCGGGAATCGACGTGGACAACTCCGCTCCGGGCTTCGGCACGATCGCCATCCGTCCGCAACCGGTCCCCGGGCTCGACTGGGTCGAAGCGCGATACGAGTCGATCCGAGGTCCGATCGAAGTGCGGTGGGATCAGTCGGAAGCTCGCTTCCTTCTGCGTGTGCGCGTGCCGGCGAACACCACCGCGGAAGTGCATCTCCCGGCCGCGGCGGGCTCCGTGCTCACCGAAAGCGGCTCGCCGCTCGAGTCGAGTCCGGGCGTCGCCGAGGTGACGGTGGATGCAGGCGTCGCCGTGGTGGAAATCGGCTCCGGCGAATACGTCTTCGAGGTGACCCGGCCATGA
- a CDS encoding exo-alpha-sialidase — translation MHLPSRTSRFQRSLQVAALALAGVVGVSAAGAHPAVVSSEFIYETASYPSCHASTIAETTQGHLVAAWFGGTHERHPDVGIWVSRHENGAWTEGVEVANGVQAEGPRMPTWNPVLFQAPGGPLLLFYKVGPNPREWWGMVMESKDGGVSWGKPRRLPDGILGPIKNKPVVLPDGSWLSPSSTEGNEDGWLVHFEHSRDAGATWEKIGPVAKGAPLDGIQPSVLFHADGKLEAVFRTKQGTVGMTWSEDGGRTWSGLSATDLPNPNSGTDAVTLVDGRQLIVYNHSGHSPPPQRPGKGLRYPLDVALSDDGVSWRRVVTLETEPCDAGYAYPAVIQGGDGRIHITYTWDRKRIKHVVLDPKRL, via the coding sequence ATGCATCTTCCGTCTCGGACTTCTCGTTTCCAACGTTCGTTACAAGTCGCCGCGCTCGCTCTCGCCGGCGTAGTCGGTGTCTCGGCGGCCGGCGCGCATCCCGCCGTCGTGTCGTCGGAGTTCATTTACGAAACCGCCTCGTATCCGTCGTGCCATGCGTCGACCATTGCGGAGACCACGCAGGGGCATCTCGTGGCCGCGTGGTTCGGCGGCACTCACGAGCGGCATCCGGACGTCGGCATCTGGGTTTCGCGCCACGAAAACGGCGCATGGACCGAAGGCGTGGAAGTCGCGAACGGCGTGCAAGCCGAAGGGCCGCGCATGCCGACGTGGAATCCCGTTCTGTTTCAAGCGCCGGGCGGTCCGCTGCTGCTGTTCTACAAGGTCGGCCCCAACCCGCGCGAATGGTGGGGGATGGTCATGGAGTCGAAGGACGGCGGCGTCTCTTGGGGCAAGCCCCGGCGTCTGCCGGACGGCATTCTCGGCCCGATCAAGAACAAGCCCGTGGTGCTCCCGGACGGCTCGTGGCTCTCGCCGTCGAGCACGGAAGGAAACGAGGACGGTTGGCTCGTGCACTTCGAGCACTCGCGCGATGCCGGTGCGACTTGGGAGAAGATCGGACCGGTCGCGAAGGGAGCGCCGCTCGACGGCATCCAACCGAGCGTGCTTTTTCACGCGGACGGAAAACTCGAGGCGGTGTTCCGCACCAAACAAGGCACGGTCGGCATGACGTGGTCGGAGGACGGTGGGCGGACGTGGAGCGGTTTGTCCGCCACGGATCTGCCGAACCCCAACTCCGGCACCGATGCCGTCACACTCGTCGACGGAAGACAGTTGATCGTCTACAACCACAGCGGTCACTCGCCGCCGCCGCAGCGCCCCGGGAAGGGGCTGCGCTACCCGCTCGACGTGGCGCTCTCCGACGACGGCGTCTCGTGGCGGCGCGTGGTGACGCTCGAGACCGAACCCTGCGACGCCGGTTACGCCTACCCGGCCGTCATCCAAGGGGGCGACGGCCGTATCCACATCACGTACACGTGGGATCGGAAGCGAATCAAGCACGTCGTCCTCGACCCGAAGCGGCTGTGA
- a CDS encoding sodium:solute symporter: METHFTALDVVVLVGYFAATMAFGFVTGRRNRTVEGYTAAGRRLPGWLTGLSILGTYVSSISFLALPGKAFASDWNSFVFSLSIPLAAWIAVRWFVPYYRSSGEISAYSHLEHRFGPWARLYASACYLLTQLARMGTVMYLMALPLHVLLGWPIHWIIVVTGVSVTLYTYVGGLTAVIWTDAMQTVILIVGAVVCLAIMIGALPGGAGELVRVGAEHGKFGLGDFGGDLTRSTFWVVLVYGLVINLQNFGIDQNYVQRYLAAKSDRDARRSVWLGGLLYVPLSAVFFLIGTALFAYYLTRPEELPEAYRDPSKSDSVFPWFIVTVLPPGVTGLLVAAIFAAAMSTVSTSLNSSATIIVSDFVRRFRPLQATDAGTMRILYGTTFVWGLAGTGVALAMTRVASALDAWWKLSGIFAGGTLGLFLLGFVSRRPDGRAALAAVTTGVVVILWLTLSPAWSTLPDGIRSPFHGFLTIVFGTASILLVGLALGVLARRGGTADASPPRS, from the coding sequence ATGGAGACGCACTTCACCGCACTCGACGTCGTCGTCCTCGTCGGCTACTTCGCGGCGACGATGGCCTTCGGTTTCGTCACCGGGCGAAGGAATCGGACCGTGGAAGGCTACACTGCGGCGGGGCGGCGTCTCCCGGGTTGGTTGACGGGACTGTCGATCCTCGGGACCTACGTGAGCAGCATCAGTTTCCTCGCGTTGCCGGGGAAAGCCTTCGCTTCGGACTGGAATTCGTTCGTGTTCAGTCTGTCGATCCCGCTCGCGGCGTGGATCGCAGTGCGTTGGTTCGTGCCGTACTACCGGTCGAGCGGCGAGATCTCGGCGTATTCGCATCTCGAGCACAGGTTCGGGCCGTGGGCGCGGCTCTACGCGAGCGCCTGTTATCTGCTCACGCAACTCGCGCGCATGGGCACGGTGATGTATCTGATGGCACTTCCGTTGCACGTGTTGCTCGGATGGCCGATCCACTGGATCATCGTCGTCACCGGCGTGTCGGTCACGCTCTACACCTACGTCGGCGGACTGACGGCGGTGATCTGGACCGACGCGATGCAAACGGTGATCCTGATCGTCGGAGCGGTCGTGTGCCTCGCGATCATGATCGGGGCACTGCCGGGCGGAGCAGGCGAGCTGGTGCGCGTGGGGGCCGAGCACGGGAAGTTCGGATTGGGCGACTTCGGCGGCGACCTCACGCGATCGACCTTCTGGGTGGTGTTGGTCTACGGTCTCGTGATCAACCTCCAGAACTTCGGCATCGATCAGAACTACGTGCAGCGCTACCTCGCCGCGAAGAGCGACCGTGACGCGCGGCGCAGCGTGTGGCTCGGCGGATTGCTCTACGTGCCGCTTTCGGCGGTGTTTTTTCTCATCGGGACGGCGTTGTTCGCCTACTACCTGACGAGGCCCGAGGAGCTTCCCGAGGCGTACCGCGACCCGTCGAAGTCGGACTCGGTCTTCCCGTGGTTCATCGTCACCGTGCTGCCTCCGGGCGTGACCGGACTGCTCGTGGCGGCGATCTTCGCGGCGGCGATGAGCACGGTCTCGACCAGCCTCAATTCCTCGGCGACGATCATCGTCTCGGACTTCGTGCGGCGTTTCCGGCCGTTGCAGGCGACGGACGCCGGAACGATGCGTATCCTTTACGGCACTACATTCGTGTGGGGCTTGGCGGGCACGGGCGTGGCGCTGGCCATGACGCGGGTGGCGAGTGCGCTCGACGCGTGGTGGAAACTCTCCGGGATCTTCGCGGGGGGGACGCTGGGATTGTTTCTCCTCGGCTTCGTTTCGCGGCGTCCCGACGGACGAGCGGCGCTCGCGGCGGTCACCACGGGCGTCGTCGTGATTCTCTGGCTCACGCTTTCCCCTGCGTGGAGCACGCTACCCGACGGTATTCGCAGCCCCTTCCACGGATTTCTCACCATCGTCTTCGGCACTGCGTCCATCCTGCTCGTAGGACTCGCGCTCGGCGTGCTGGCGCGCCGCGGCGGAACAGCGGACGCTTCACCTCCACGATCTTGA